CTTTCGGAAGGCGtggtcctcgtccttctggAGATCGGCGAGGGAGACCTCGACGATGCGgcccttgagggcatcgtTGGCGTTCTTGAGACCGGTAGTCCGGTTCACGAGGGTCTTGCCGACACTGCAAATATTCGGTCAATCGCTGCCCACAAAATATCAAATTCTCGATTCGCGTCGCAACTCACTCTCGGACGTTGAAGGGGTTAGGGGCCTGGAGAATTCGAGTCAGCCGTGTTCAGAGCAGCGCGCATTGCATCGCATCGGGTCAAGAAACCACCCACCTTGATCGAGTACCAGTCCTTGCGGGTGAAGGGGTcgaccgtcttcttcttgaggcccttcttgcccttggagAGTCTCTTGTTCCTGCAGAATCGCGTAAGTCGATAATCCTCATCGCTGCTCGTCGTGGTGATGCTCACTTTCCAACCGCCATGTTTGCTGGCCTATGTGTGAACCGTTGGAGAGAAAACCGAAGGTACTGACTGGAGAGATTGGAGGAGGGGCGAAATAATTTCAGGCTTTGTGTGCACCAGCTTAGGTCTAAGCGAGTTGGATCGAAAATTCGCGGCTCATGGTTATTCCGGCGCTAAGGCTTGTGGGCTTTGGAGAGGGCAAGAGTGGCCTACATCACGTGCCGAGAAAGACGAAAAATGTGTGTGGGTCAGTTGAGCCACGGTTCCGCCACAGGCCAGATCCGAGACTTTTCTCTCCAGCCCCTTGAATCGATTGAGTGCCTGGTGAGACATTCGCGATGAGGCTTGGAACTTCACAGGTTGACACGCCCAGAGCATGAGATAGGTGCTGTTCGTTATCGATGCATTTATCGCGTTCTCATTCGTCGCCTATCAAAACAAAATAGGTGTCTATCCATCACTCAGACAACGCCCATGAACAAAATGTGACTTGCTGTACATGTTGGTTTCGTCGACTATGTTTTACAGAATACATCGCTAGAAATCCAGAACCTCGGCGTCTGGTTCGCCATTCAAGGGTCGCTAATAAAGGCCCCGACTTTTGGTTTGTTCCTCATCCGTCCCGTAACTTCACCTCATTGAGGTGCAGTTCGTCCCTCATCTATCGTGTACAGCATTGGTCTCAGTGTCGCCTCTCATGAGGCAGGAAGCCTTTCACCGGCAGCCTGGTCCTAGAGTGTGACCTGCCCGCCGCAGCCTCGTCCTCCCGcggctggtgatgatgcgaGGAGGCGGTACGGTTGCTGGCGGGCGACGGGATACCACTCCCTCCGGATCTGTGCCTCGCTGTCACTTGCTCCTCCACGGAGCCTCAGCAGGACGCGCAACTCTATGTCGAGAGCTTGGTCCTGCCGGTTAAACGATTCGCGTCGTGCTCATCGCTGTCATGTCGTCTACCATCTCGGTTCGAGGCCATCCGGTTCCCCTCACCCTCGTCCCCCTTCACCCTTCAATCATCCGAGTCTTTGTCGATGTCCTCGGACTTGTCCCTATTCCACTCCTCAAAGCTAGGGAAGCTGAAGTAGTAACCTTGGGTCGGTGTCAGCTCGGGCCAGAATAGGTGATTGATGAAATTGCGAGTCGACATACCAGAGGGCGAGTCAACCAAGACTACGTCTTGACTTCCGGGGCTGCCGGTGGGAGACTGGTCTCGATCATCGCGGCAGATGACAATAGCTTCGGCGCGGTGGGGGATCGGCTCTGGGGCTGATGATTGCTCTGGAGGCGGGGCATAGACGACAACGCGGCTGAGCAGATCAGTTGCTTTCTGCGGCGATCCAGGTCCAGCGAGTGATCCGCGGATGGCATTGGATGTGGTGATTGAGGGTTCAGTCGCGCTGGAGCGGAGAAGTCGTGGTCGTTGACGGCTGGTGTTGtgtgatgacgacgacgagtctCGACGGTGAGCTCTCACCGCACTTCGAGTGTCTCGTGAAAAGGAGGCCATGGTCGAAGATGTATGCGAGTGTTGTAACGTTTGCTTGTTCAATCAAGGGTGCAAAGCCTTGTGAATTAAAATGGAATATAGGCAAAGGTGGGTTAGCATTGGAAAGAAAGCAAAAGCTGTAAGGTTCGTGGAAGCCATGGACGGCAGTAGCTGGCAATACATATGAATCTGCAACCACCAGGACAGCAACCAAGGCATCCACATCCACCCCCAAGGCTTAGGTACAACAAACTAGTCAACGCGTCGACGGTACGGTACGTACAGAGACAAACATGGATGCATCAAAAGTCATCAAGCTTCGGCGGCAGTGCGGACATGGTCCACCCGCTACCCGACATGAGCCATCCCATCACCAGGGCAGACCAGGCCAGGGCATCAGCAAATTCACCCGTGGTCGCCCGCCATTCACCACGCGCCTCTTCCCACAGCATCACGCAACAACAGGCCCTGGGACCGTCCTGAAAGTGTCCTTGTGGTGCCTGGGGGTGCCAGCTTCTGCTCGCCACTTGTCGGCTCATCGCTGCATTGGGTGCCAACTTCGTGTCTCGAGGTGTATGGCCCAAGTATCCCTGGCGTTGGGTACGCCCGGGCCCCGGGGCCTGCAGGCGGGCTTCCCGTGCAGTTGCATGCGGGGATCCTCTAGCCCACGAAGCCAGTGAAGGCTCACCCTAGCGAGACAAGACTCGGGCGCGTCGGGGCCGGAGCTATTGGTAAAGGTCGGTAAGGGAAACGGGAGCGAGACTATGGAAACCGCCGTTGAGCTACCGTCGCATTGCTACCCAACAGGTCCCCCAGATGCATACCGCTCATGTtggatgccatccatccatggcagcAGATACGGACGGCGACTATCTTCCCTGGAAACAGAGAATGATACAGTACGGTAGCAGACACGAGGGGTCAGCGGTTACGCTCCTTACCAGCCAAGGCCACTCTAGCGTGCTACCTTTGGCATATGGTGCagttggaggagggggttgCGCTGTACATGTACGATGATGGGGGCGTGATGGCATTCACAAAACAGAGCAGCCTCGGACCAGCATCACAGCTGGACCATCCCGCAGCCCTGAACCGTGCTGTACCTGGAAGCCAAGATGTGCACGTTGTCTCTCCGGGTAATTAAATCCAGTCTAGCACGTTCCCATCTTTCGACAGCCCCGGCCGCTCTGCCGTCGAGATGGTAATATGATGGATCATTGATCGCCTTCCAGGCTGGGGTGCGCAGCCATCGGAGTATTTCCCTCACAGGAGACACTCTATTCTTGCACTTGTCAGAAACTGCTCTTCGCACAACACGTGTACCCAAGGATAAGGATGCAATTTCCAAGTGGGAATGGTAAGAGTATCTGTACATAGGTAAAGTAGGCGCAATTACACTTATTTACGTCCTATGACCGCCTCACCGGCCTCGTGGGGGCCGGCCCGTAGGCTTCCATCCCGAGTTCCACCAGCGACCTGtcattctccatcttcaaatCTCGCAACCTCTACAACCCGGCTCCTTGGAGGCGCTTGCGAAAACGGCCGTTCCAAAGTTTCCAGTATCGCCCCTGATTGCCCTGTGCGACCTCCCACTTTGACCGGGTACCTCTTTGGGGCGCTCAGCCCCAACACCATGGGCGGATGGCACCGTGGCACCGTGGCATCGTATGGATTCTGATCAATCAAGATGAGCCTCCCACGCCAAACGACCCAGACCGACATGCACAGTTGGTCGCTGCTGACGCACCCCGCGACAGCCAAGTCCGCCACGTCTCTCCCGTCCCTGTCCCGCGTCCTTCAGCCCGTCCGGCTTAGTGGTCGAAGCTGCCACAGTCATCAGTCTCTTGCTCCATTTCTCCTCGGTTGATGAGATGTTGATTTGGCTTACTCTTCCCAGATTCTTCCCTGGACTGCCTGCAGCTCCTCAGTCGTCATACGTTTGCCCGTCGTAAAGTAGCCTTGATCTTCCGTTAGTTCCCGGAAATCTTCTAGACCTCGATTTGACACATACCAGCTGTAATCTTGGCGTCAATCTCGACTCGCGAGTCGGCCGGTATCAGCTCCTCGGGAAGCTCGACTCTCTCATGGATCGGGATCCTAGATGCGCGTTAATCGGATCTCTTGGTCCGCTCGGCCGGCCTTCCGGCTCCTGTCAACTTACCCCTGTCCCACGATCGCATCGTGCTTCATACTAAGCGCATTGTCAGCTGTTTTCACCTTGACGTGTCCAGCGATAACCGCTCACTTGCTCATGCTAAGCATCCTGtcgatcttcttgatgcctAGCCAGTGCAGGATGTCCGGCATCAGAGCCTGGAATCGCATGTCCTTGACCCCAGCAATGTTCTCGGTCCGCTTGAAATAGTCTGATGCTCGATCGGCTCCGCGTTTACGGGCATTGTAGACAACTACCCCAGAATTAGTACCCCGAGTCTCCACGCCGGTTGTGTTCCCGAAACGAAGGGATATCATCCTTACGATACTGCCAGTCATGTTAGATCCACTCTGTTGCGTCTACCAGCAAGTCACTTACTTTAGTAACTTCTCCCAGGGCTCGTCCCTCCTTTCTGAAGTAGATGACTACGCCACTTCCACCATTCTGCGcctccttgacggcttcCTCGATACCAAAGATGAGGTATGGTCGGCAAGTGCAGATGTCAGATCCGAACACGTCACTGCCGTTGCACTAGCAAGAGGTAAGCTGAGACCTAACGGGAAGAGTTGGGGGCCGTACCTCGTCGTGGATTCTCAGAGACAGTCGAACAGACTCATCCGACATCTTCGCAGGATCCCCGAAGCAGTAGACAGTAAGGCCACCTTGAAGTTGTTAGTCAACAGTCTACCGGCTAGGTTTCGTGACTGACCGATAGGCGGAAGAAAGACTTTGATGTCTCCGCGAGTGATCAACTTGGATATGTCAACACTTTAGCTTCTAAGATCACTTGAAATATGGGCATACCTCAGGGTAACTTCCTCCAGTATGTTCGAACAGGGAACGTCGGAGTGTAGCCTCATCTACGTCGTGTCAGTGACGGGTTCGGAGGTTATGCCGTAGTCTTACCGATGCCAAATCTCTCTGCAACACCAGGTAGATACCAGACCTGAAGAAGATTGGGTCAGTCACGAGCTTGGTCTGCTTGCCAGCCAAAGAAGCGCTTACAGGCTCAACGGCGAATTTGGTGACAGCCAGTTCACCCTGCTCATTGAGGCACACCTTGCCATCAGGAACCCTGATCTCGTCAGCTGTACAAAACGTCGAAATACATCTAGATTCGACTTACAAACGTCCAGCCTTGACACTCTCGGCAAGCTCGGGTAGCTGGTGACGACATATTCAGCAACCCCTTCAACAGTTCAGATTTCAATGGAGTATCACCCACCTTCATAtgagccttggtgatggcaatgGTCGGTCGAATGTCGACTAGGGATGCTATCAGCAAGCTTATTGCAAATTTCGGGCTTCAAACGCTACCATCGTCTTTCTCGATGGTGTCTTTGAAAATCCAGGGGGCAAGATGACCCCAAGGGTCCATCGCCACGATCTTGCCGGGGTCTCCCCATTGAGGGAAGGGACCAATCTTCGCGGCCGGCTCGGTGTTGGTAAAATCGGGTCTGTTAAACGCATCGTCAGTTTTGGTGTGTCTTTCTTTGGGTCAAGGCCACAAACCGATGGTCGCTGTTCAGCTCGTTGCTGGCGACAGCGAGGGCGTAGTAGATGGAGTACGAACCACCACTGGGAATCTCGTTCAGTATGTATTGCAATAACTCAATTGGTTCGGAATCGACTCACTGGGCTAAAAAACGTTGTTAGCGAATAATAACGGACATTGATGTGGACAGAACATACCTCCAACAGCTAGACGACACACATGGACGTCAGCAACACGGAATCACGCAAACATCACAGGCAACATTGAACGAACCATTACGGCGTCGGATAGTGGAGGCAGCCCTGGAAACTACGATAGGGCCACGTTTAAGAGGATCTGAGTTTCCCCAGTCCATAGGCAAAGGCTTGATTCCAATTTGCTTAGGATACGTCCTATTTACCTTGGTGTAAGTGACCTGTGTTAGTGGGGAATGTGCGAGGATCCTCACGTCAAGATAATGCGCGACGTAAAGCCTTGGCGTTGACTGGGCGTTGGAGGAGCCGGAGCCTTCAATTTGTCCGCAGATTCGAGAGGAGACTCCACGGAAGGCGATTCGCTCTCGTCAGCTTCGTTGCGTGAGTCTTGGACATAAATGCTGTTGGCAGTGAGGTCGCCGTTGGGCCCGGCCGCGTCGTCTATCGACTTGCCCGATAGCGACTCAACAGCGTTCACAAGAAGTGATTGAGTGCGCTGAATTTCGCGCAGAGCGTCTAGGACGCTGGCCTGCTGATCGCCTGGCTCCATGACGAGATTCGAAGGGTTGCGCAATGGCGATAATAGAAACTGCTGCTGGGAGTATATCTCTAGGGTAGTTCCAGGAGGTTCACGGAGTGGAGTTGTAGGTACTGATTGAATGCGACGAGAGGCAAAAAGATGGGGTGAGGAAATTGAGGATCGAGGGGATTCaataaagaaaagaaaagagaagtAGAtcggaagacgaggaaggggggagaaaagagaagagggacAAGAAGAGCGGTCGGCGGAACACAAGGTAACACCTACCGAGACAGTTTCATGACCACGGACGACATGACTGAAAGCGACATCCTCTTATCCCCCCCGACCGCCCCGATGCCTCACGTAATACATAATGAGGCGTAGGTATCAAGCAGGAACCCATCGACCTTGCCTCATCTGTCGTATCAGGGTCACCAGACCTCGTGGGAAGGTCCCCTGTAGAATCATAACTTTCACTTATCGGGCCGCCATGAAGGGGCTAGCATGAACTGTCAGGCATTCAGGAGGGGAGCTCTCCCAACAAGGAGAAGTCATGATAGCCAGTCGCTGGTTTCTTTGACGGGAAGCTTGCATCTAGCTCCTCACTATTCGCTGATAAGAGGCCACATGATAAGACGGCACATTGAAACTCTCAAGCCTCGTCCCCACCGGCGGCCGGCGGAGCTACCCCGCCAAATCGGAGAGGAGCCCCTTGCGTCcagccgccggcgccggcgacCTTAGCCCAGGCAGGCCCGTTGCTCGACGAACGTCATCTCTCTCTGGATGACACTGAAAAGGCAACACGGCAGGGGCCACAAGTTTGCTGTTTGTTGGGCGCCTCTCTTGGCTTTTCCTGTGTGTCTCAAGCCAACGTCTTCCATTCATACTGCATGTCTTTGAACAAAGAGACGCACCGTTACCGCCGTGCCTACCCTGCTATGTATCCAggcatcatcctccttgcccatccatccagccTGTTTGATAAGGATAAACTAGCTTACCTGGGCAGCTGGACGGAACCCGGCGTAGGAGATCTCAGAGGCCGGAGGTCGCCGGGAGGCGGGGGCGGGGCTCTTCGGTGTGTCTCCCCCGCTTGATGCATGCGCTATGAGCACACCTGCCGTCGATGCCACTTTCCAGTTCTCAGTGACCGTGAATAAAGACCCGAGCACGTGCGACAGAAATCAGGCTGCTGATAAGATAACGCACCAACACCCCTGGCGCGTTTGTTTCTTGCGACAGTCCCAAGCTTAACATCAGCAATATTGGTGGCATCTTTTTCGCATTCTTCGACCCGGATCGCGACCCCGAAAAAACCACCATGGGAAAGCGCAAGTCGTCTAAAAAGCCTATGGGGCCCAAGAAGGTTTGTAGTTTACACACAGCGGTCCTCAAGACCCTCCGCGCTCACGCTAAAGCCAGTCCGACCCCCTGCCTACAACTTTCGCATGCCTTTTCTGCAACCACGAGAACTCGGTCTCTGTCAAGCTTGACAAGAAGGCTGGCGTTGGCCAGCTTGACTGCCGTATCTGCGGACAAAAATTCCAGTGTGCCGTCAACTGTACGATACAGCCATCTCAAGCCTCGGGCGCATCAGCCACTAACTTTGCGACAGACCTCTCCGCTGCAGTCGACGTCTACGGCGAGTGGGTTGATGCAGCCGGTACGCCCTCCAATATCCCGATGCCTTATGATGCGAGAAGGTGCTAACTAATTTGATTAGACTCGGTAGCCAAGGGGGAGAGCGCGGACGCCGGTTACACCGGAACCTCTCGCGGTGCAGGATCTGGACGTGCCGCGGGCGGCCGGTCAGCGGTCGATAACGATGAAGACGATAGACGGTCCTACGAGGGCGAGTATGATGATTATTGAACGTTTCTATGCGCCCTATTTCAATACCAAGACATACGTCACTCAATAACCGACAACCTCCCTCCATGCGCTTGCGACACAAACGAACACATGACCTCCTCGATGGTTCTCTCAAATGGTGTAAAAACGGTCGCCAAAGTCTCCCAAACCAGGAACGATATAGCTGTTGGAAGGTCAGCATGTGCATTGACTTGTTTGAGTCTTCATACTTTTtctcgtcaaggccctgtGGATGTTGGTCAGCCAGTGGTTTCATGCGATGTGTGCAAGCGAAATGACGAACCTGGTCGATGAAAGCTGTCACGACCCTCAAGCGGGGGAACTTGGCAGAGAAGCTCTTGACACCCTCGGGGCTTGCAATCAAGTTGAGGAACAGGATGTGCTCCTCCGGCACGCCTCGCGCCTTGAGGACCTGAACCGCCATGGTCGCCGAGCCGCCTGTTTCATTTGGTCAACATATTTGCCTGCGTGAAGAGGATAAACCGTAGAGCGGAAAGGAGAATCGAGTACCTGTAGCGAACATGGGATCCAGGAGAAGCACCCATCTCTGGGCAATGTCCTCGGGTAGCTTGTCGTAAAACAACTTGGGCTGCGCCGTCTCCTCGTCCCGCTGGATCAGAATCTTGCCAATGCGAACGGAGCGGCAGCAGTCTCGGAGACCCTGCTCCATAGCCTCGCCAGCTCTCATGATGGACACGCCGCAAATCTTGCCTTGGAACATGAGACCGTTGTAGGTGCGACCCACGGGTGTGGTGACGGTGTGCTCAATCACGGGCAGGTGGTTGAgaccctcctcgaccagTAGTCGAATGATGCGGTTCGAGTAAAAGATGAAGTCTGCTCGGTCTGTTTCCTTGCTGCGAATCATCCTAGACATTCTCAGCTCCGTGATGTGGTGACCTAACTGGGATCTGAGACGTACGACAGGAGAGCAATGAGCTGAGGGGTCTGAGGCAGGACATGGACattgtcgaggttgacatTGACGGAGACGGTCGCGTTAGGCTTCTGCTGGTGATCACGGTATTCAGGGCCAACGCCAGTCGTGGGAGCCTCCTGGGTCGTCTTGTCCGTCATGTTAGCGGTTTGGAACTGACGTCGGTATTTGGAGTAAGCGGTTGATAGTAGGAGAGGGATTCAGAGCTGCCACAGAGCTTTGGTGGGACAAGTGGGGTTATGATTTTGAAGTTAAGGCGTCGAGTGTTGTGTGTCTATTCAAGAAACCAAGAATGAATAAGAAGATTG
This genomic interval from Fusarium keratoplasticum isolate Fu6.1 chromosome 9, whole genome shotgun sequence contains the following:
- a CDS encoding Uracil-regulated protein 1, with amino-acid sequence MEPGDQQASVLDALREIQRTQSLLVNAVESLSGKSIDDAAGPNGDLTANSIYVQDSRNEADESESPSVESPLESADKLKAPAPPTPSQRQGFTSRIILTTYPKQIGIKPLPMDWGNSDPLKRGPIVVSRAASTIRRRNAVGVDSEPIELLQYILNEIPSGGSYSIYYALAVASNELNSDHRPDFTNTEPAAKIGPFPQWGDPGKIVAMDPWGHLAPWIFKDTIEKDDVDIRPTIAITKAHMKLPELAESVKAGRLVPDGKVCLNEQGELAVTKFAVEPVWYLPGVAERFGIDEATLRRSLFEHTGGSYPELITRGDIKVFLPPIGGLTVYCFGDPAKMSDESVRLSLRIHDECNGSDVFGSDICTCRPYLIFGIEEAVKEAQNGGSGVVIYFRKEGRALGEVTKYRKDDIPSFREHNRLVYNARKRGADRASDYFKRTENIAGVKDMRFQALMPDILHWLGIKKIDRMLSMSNMKHDAIVGQGIPIHERVELPEELIPADSRVEIDAKITAGYFTTGKRMTTEELQAVQGRIWEDFDH
- a CDS encoding Transcription elongation factor 1-like protein, which translates into the protein MGKRKSSKKPMGPKKSDPLPTTFACLFCNHENSVSVKLDKKAGVGQLDCRICGQKFQCAVNYLSAAVDVYGEWVDAADSVAKGESADAGYTGTSRGAGSGRAAGGRSAVDNDEDDRRSYEGEYDDY
- a CDS encoding Uracil phosphoribosyltransferase, with protein sequence MTDKTTQEAPTTGVGPEYRDHQQKPNATVSVNVNLDNVHVLPQTPQLIALLSMIRSKETDRADFIFYSNRIIRLLVEEGLNHLPVIEHTVTTPVGRTYNGLMFQGKICGVSIMRAGEAMEQGLRDCCRSVRIGKILIQRDEETAQPKLFYDKLPEDIAQRWVLLLDPMFATGGSATMAVQVLKARGVPEEHILFLNLIASPEGVKSFSAKFPRLRVVTAFIDQGLDEKNYIVPGLGDFGDRFYTI